CGCCGTGGCTACCTCAAGGGCATCATCGGCCTGCCGGCCAACCTGTTTTACGGCACGGGCATCCCGGCCTGCATCGTCGTGGTGGACAAGGAGGGGGCGCAGGCTCGCAAGGGCGTCTTCATGATCGACGCCAGCGCCGGCTTCATCAAGGACGGCCCCAAAAACCGCCTGCGCGACCAAGACATCCACAAGATCGTGGACGTGTTCGCCAGACAGCTTGAAGTTCCGAAGTATTCCCGCATGGTTCCCCTGGAGGAGATCGAGCGCAACGACTTCAACCTGAATCTGCCGCGCTACATCGACAGCCAGCAGGCCGAAGACCTTCAGGACATCGAGGGGCATCTCAAGGGCGGCATCCCCGCCGCCGACGTGGAGGCGCTTTCGCGCTATTGGGACGTCTGCCCGCAGCTGCGGCCGGCGCTTTTTACGGACAACCGCCCCGGCTATCTGGATTTGGCCGTGGACAAGGCGGCCATCAAGGCGTCGATCTACGAACATCCCGAGTTCGCCCGGTTCGTTGCGGACATGAACGCCCATTTCGACGCTTGGCGGGGCCGGGTCGCCGCCGACCTGAAGCAGCTTGCGCCCGGGTTTCAGCCCAAGGCGCTCATCGCCGGCCTGTCCGAGGATTTGCTCGGCCATTACGCCGGCAAGCCGCTCATCGACCCCTACGACATTTACCAGCACCTCATGGATTACTGGGCCGCGACCATGCAGGACGATTGCTATCTCCTTACCGCCGACGGCTGGAAGGCCGAGACCAGCCGCATCATCGTCAAGACAAAGCAGGGCAAGGAGAAGGACAAGGGCTGGGTGTGCGACTTGGTGCCCAAGGCGCTGGTCGTTGCGCGGTTTTACGCCAAGGAGCAGCAGGTCGTGGACAAGCTCGCGGCCGACCTGGAGGGTGTGAGCGCCCGGCTGGCCGAGCTGGAAGAGGAGCACGGCGGCGAAGACGGGGCTTTCTCGGAACTCGACAAGGTGAACAAGGCCAACGTGGCCGCCCGGCTGAGGGAGATCAAGGGCGACAAGGAGGCCAAGGAAGAGGCCGCCGTTTTGAATGCTTGGGGCAAACTCAACAAGCAAGAGGCCGACCTCAAGAAGCAGCTCAAGGAGCATGAGGACATGCTTGATGGTTGGGTCTACCGCAAGTACCCCAAGCTCACCGAAGACGAGGTGAAGGCGCTTGTTGTCGACGACAAATGGCTCGCCGCCCTGGGCGCGGCCATCCACGGCGAGATGGACCGGGTGAGCCAGGCGCTTACGCGGCGAGTGAAGGAGCTGGCCGAGCGCTACGAGACGCCGCTGCCGGCGTTGACGCAACAGGTTGCCGAGCTGGAAGAGCGGGTGAACGGTCATCTGGAAAGGATGGGTTTCGCATGGAAGTGAAGCCCGGGTACAAGATGACGGAAGTTGGGGTTATTCCAGAGGATTGGGAAGTATCTTGTCTTGGGAAAGAGCTCAGAGAACCAATTCGAAATGGATATAGCCCAGTATGTCCTTCGTTTGAGACCGGTATATGGACGTTATCTTTGTCTTCCGTCACGATGAATGGATTTGATGCTTCCGGAATCAAGCCTGCCCCTTTGGAGGATCGGAAGATTTATCAGTTTTTGCTTGAAGAGAAGGACATAGTTGTTAGCAGATCTAATACGCCTGATCGCGTTGGTCTAGCTGGAATTTATCGTGGTGAACCTGCGCCATGCTCTTATCCAGACCTCCTGATGAGAGTCCGAGTAGGTAATTCACTCGATCCTGGTTATTTGTTGTTTTGCCTTTTGTCCTTTTCAGGTAGGCGTTTTTTCTCTGAGAACGCTCGAGGCTCCAGTAGTTCGATGGTAAAAATTGACCGAACTATATTGGAGTCATTTCCTATTCCTCTTCCACCCACTAAATCAGAGCAAGAAGCCATCGCCTCCACCCTCTCCGACGTCGACGTCCTCATCGAATCCCTGGAGCAACTCATCACTAAGAAGCGGAACATCAAGCAGGGGGCGATGCAGGAGTTGCTGACAGGAAAGAGGAGGTTGCCGGGGTTTAGTGGGGAGTGGGAAGAAAAAAGTTTCGGCGAATTATTTGAATTCAGTGGTGGTTTCACAGCTTCACGCGACCAACTTTCTTGCGAAGGTTATTGCTACTTGCATTATGGAGATATTCATACATCAAATAAGATGTTTGTCGATGTGACTGAGGAGTATCAGGAGATTCCGAAACTTGGTGTTGAGATAGGGAAGGTTTCTCGGTCTTCGCTGCTTGAAGATGGTGATGTTGTTTTTGTTGATGCGTCAGAGGATGAGGATGGTGTGAGTCGGTATGTGGTTGTCGTTAATCCGGCAAAGGTGCCGTTCATATCCGGGCTGCATACTATTGTTTCGAAGGTCAAAGGGGACTGTTTTGACAACTTGTACAAGAGGTATTGTTTTCAATCTGAGAGGATAAAGCGGCAGTTTAGATTTTATGCTGTCGGGACAAAGGTGTCTGGGATAAATAAGAAAAGTATTTGCAAAATATCCATTCCGATTCCAAAATTCGAAGAACAAGTGGCTATCGGGGCTATTTTGAACAACATGGATGCCGAGCTTGCTGCGATTGAGGTAAAACTCTCCAAAGCCCGCCACCTCAAACAAGCCATGATGCAAGAACTCCTCACCGGGCGGATCAGGCTCGTATGAACCCCATCCGCGTCTTCATCAGCAGTGTCCAGCGGGAACTGGCGGCAGAGCGGGCAGCCCTGCGCGATTTCCTGGCCGGCGATGCACTGATGCGGCGCTTTTTTGTCCCCTTCCTTTTCGAAGACATCCCCGCCGCCGACCGGCGCGCCGACCATGTGTATCTGGATGAGGTGTCGGCCTGCGACATCTACGTGGGCCTGTTCGGCCTTGATTACGGCTACGAGGACGCCGAAGGCGTCTCCCCCACCCAGCGGGAATTCGAGCAGGCCACCCGCGCGCACAAGCACCGCCTGATCTTTATCAAAAGCGCCGCCGCCGCCTCGCGCCACCCCAAGATGCTGGCGCTCATACGGCAGGCGGAAAGCCAACTCGTGCGGCGCAGATTCGCCTCCACGCCCGAACTGGTGTCCGGCCTCTACGCCGCCTTGATCCAGTATCTGGAGGATAAGGAACTGATCCGCACCGGCCCCTTCGACGCCTCGCCCTGCCCGCGTGCCGCCCTGGCCGACCTGGACGAGGAACGGATGCGGGTGTTCATACGCCGCGCCAGACGCGCCAGAAATTTCCCCCTGCCCGAGGAGGCCACGCCGGCCGAACTGCTCACGCACCTCAACCTCTTGGACGGCGAGCGCATCGCCAACGCGGCCATGCTCCTTTTCGGGCGGCAGCCCCAGTGGTTTCTGCTCTCCTCCGAAGTGAAGTGCGCCCATTACCACGGCCTCGAGGTCGCCAAGCCGATTCCGTCCTATCAGGTCTACAAGGGCACGGTGTTCGATCTGGTCGATCAGGCCGTGGATTTCGTCCTTTCGAAAATCAATCTGCACGTCGGCACCCGCGAGGCCGGCCCCGAAGCGCCGGTGGAATACGAGATTCCCCGCGACGCCGTGGCCGAGGCTATCGTCAATGCCGTGGCCCACCGGGACTACACGAGCGCGGGCAGCGTGCAAGTGATGCTCTTTGCCGACCGGCTGGAGGTCTGGAACCCCGGGACGTTGCCGCCGTCGCTCTCCCTGGACAAGCTGCGCGGACCGCACGGATCGGTGCCGGGCAATCCGCTTTTGGCCGAACCGTTGTATCTGGCCCGCTACATCGAACGCATGGGCACCGGCACGGGCGACATGATCCGCCGCTGCCGCGAGGCGGGGCTGGCGGAACCGGCGTTTTCTGTCTCCGACGGCTTCACGACGACGCTCTGGCGCAAGGTTGTGGCGTCCGCCCCCGAAGTGACCCGGGAAGTGACCCATGAAGTCACCCGGGAAGTGACCCGGGAAGTCGCCCGGGTAGTCGAGGTCATGGGCGGCGAGATGAAACGCGTCGAAATCCAGGAAGCGCTGGGACTCAGCGACGAGGACAGTTTCCGCAAAGTCTACCTTGTTCCTGCTCTGGAGGCCGGCGTCGTGGAAATGACCATCCCGGACAAGCCCAGAAGCAGCAAACAGCGCTACAGACTGACGGCCCTTGGCAGAGCGCTTCGGGAAACCCTCGCCAAACAATCGGGGTAAACATGATCGGCATCGGGAAGCCGGAACGAGCCACCCAGGATCGGGTGATCGCCCTGTTCCGGGACGAGTTGGGGTACCGATTCCTCGGAGACTTCTCCGACCGCCAGGGCAACAGCAACATCGCGCTGCCCCTGCTCGAAGCCTTCCTGGCCCGCAGCGGCTACACGCCCGAGCAGATAAACGCCGCCACCCAGAAGCTGCTCACGGAAGCCAACAATCACGGCCGCAGCCTTTACGCCAATAATCAGGCGGTCTACGGCCTGCTGCGCTACGGCGTGGCGGTCAAGACCGACGCCGGCAAACCCACCGAGACGGTCCGCCTCGTCAACTGGGGAGAACCCGGAAAAAACGATTTCGCCATCGCCGAGGAAGTGACCCTGAGGGGCAACCTGACCCGGCGGCCCGACCTCGTGCTCTACGTCAACGGCATCGCGGTCGGCGTGTTGGAACTCAAAAACAGCCGGGTTTCCATCGGCGAAGGCATCCGCCAGAGCCTTTCCAACCAACAGCCCGAGTTCAACGCCTGGTTTTTCAGCACGGTGCAGTACATCTTCGCGGGAAACGATTCCGAAGGCATGCGCTATGGCACGATCGGCACCCCGGAGAAATATTTTCTGAAATGGAAGGAGGACGAAGAGGACGACAGCCGGTACAAGCTGGACAAGTACCTGCTCAAGATGTGCCGCAAGGACCGCTTCCTCGAATTGCTTTACGACTTCGTGCTCTTCGACGGTGGCGTAAAAAAGCTGCCGCGCCCCCACCAGTATTTCGGCATCAAGGCGGCCCAGGAGCATGTCCGAAAGCGCAAGGGCGGCATCATCTGGCACACCCAGGGCAGCGGCAAAAGCATCGTCATGGTACTTTTGGCCAAGTGGATTCTGGAAAACAACCCCCATGCCCGGGTGGTCGTCGTCACCGACCGCGACGAACTCGACAAGCAGATCGAGCGCGTCTTCACGGAAGCCGGCGAAGCCATAACGCGCACCACCAGCGGCGGTGACCTCATGCGCCGACTCGGTCAGGCCACGCCGCGCCTGCTCTGTTCCCTGGTCCATAAATTCGGCCGCCGCGACGTGGACGATTTCGACGCCTTTATCAAGGACCTGCAAGCCCAGCCCAGCCAGACCGTGGGCGAGGTGTTCGTCTTCGTGGACGAATGCCACCGAACCCAGTCCGGCCGGCTGCACAAGGTGATGAAGGCCCTGATGCCAAACGCCGTCTTCATCGGCTTCACCGGCACGCCCCTGCTGAAAAAAGACAAGCAGACCAGCTTGGAGGTTTTCGGCGGCTACATCCATACCTACAAGTTCAACGAAGGCGTTGAAGATGGCGTGATCCTCGATCTGGTCTACGAGGCCCGGGACATCGACCAGCGCATCGGCTCCAGCGAGAAGATCGACGCCTGGTTCGAGGCCAAGACCAAGGGCCTTAACGACTGGCAGAAAGACGAGCTGAAAAAGCAGTGGGGCACCATGAAAAACGTGCTCAGCTCGCGCTCCAGGATCGACCGCGTCATAAACGACATCATTTTCGACTTCAGCGTCAAACCCCGGTTGTCCAATGACCGGGGCAACGCCATCCTGGTTGCTTCCAGCATCTACGAAGCTTGCAAGTACTTCACCATGCTCCAGAAGACGCCGTTCAAGGGAAAATGCGCCCTGGTGACGTCCTACAATCCCCAGGCCAAGGATGTGACCACGGAGGAAACCGGAGCCAACACCGAGACCGAGAAGCAATCCATCTACAACACCTACGAGGACTTGCTCAAAGGCGTGGAAGCTCGGCCGAACATGTCCAGGACGGAAACCTACGAGGAGTGGGCCAAGGACCTGTTCACCAGGGAACCGGCCAACATGAAGCTGCTCGTGGTGGTGGACAAGCTCCTCACCGGCTTCGACGCGCCGCCTTGCAGTTACCTGTACATCGACAAGTCCATGCAGGACCATGGCCTTTTCCAGGCCATCTGCCGCACCAACAGGTTGGACGGCGACGACAAAGATTTCGGCTACGTCGTCGATTACAAGGATCTTTTTCGGAAGGTCGAAAACGCCATCGCCGTTTACACCTCGGAGCTGGACCACAGCGCCGCCGGGGCCGACCCGGAAATCCTGCTCAAGGATCGGCTCAAAAACGGCAAGGAACGCCTGGACAGCGCCCTGGAGGCCGCCATTTTGCTCTGCGAGCCGGTGGAGCCGCCCAAGGGCGAGCTGGAGTACATTCGCTATTTCTGCGGCAATACGGAAATCGTCTCGGACCTGGAGGAGCGGGAGCCCCGCCGGGCGGCCCTGTATAAGGCGACCGTCGCCTTGGTGCGCGCCTACGCCAATATTTCGGACGAACTCGAGGAGGCCGGGTACTCGGCGGCGGATATCGCCCGCATCAAGCGCCAACTCAAGGAATTTCTGGACATCAGGGACACGGTCCGCAAGGCCAGCGGCGAGGAACTTGACCTCAAGCCCTACGAAGCCGACATGCGCCACCTGATCGACACCTACATCGAAGCCGACGAACCCAGGCGCATTTCCCCCTTCGATAACCTAAGCCTGCTCGAACTGATCGTGAAGACGGGGATCGCCAAGGCCATCGACGAACGGCTCGGGGCGCACAAGGGCGACAAGAACGCCGTGGCGGAAACCATCGAGAACAACGTCCGCAAGAAGATCATCAAGGAGCACCTCAGCGACCCCGAATTTTACGAGAAGATGTCCGCGCTTCTGAGCGAGATCATTGCCGCCCGCAAGGCAAAGGCCGTCAAGTATGAGGAATATCTGCGACAAATTGCCGAGTTGGCCCGGAGGGTGTCGCAGGGACACGGCCCAGATATGCCGAAACAGCTGGATAGCCCGGGGAAACGAGCGCTTTACAACAACCTCGGCCAGGACGAGGAATTGGCGCTCAAGGTCGATGCGGCCGTGAAAGGGGCAAGGCCTGACAGTTGGCGGGGCAACCAGGTCAAGGAGAACATGGTCAAGGCAGCGCTGTTGCCGCTCCTTGGCGGCGATGCGGCCGAAGTGGAGCGGGTCTTTCTCATCATCAAGGCCCAAGGCGAGTATTAATGGCAGCGGGATTTACCTTGGGAGAAATGGAAGTGGATGTCATCTTCAAGGATATAAAAAACATCCACTTGAGCGTCTATCCGCCGGCAGGCAAGGTGCGGGTGGCAGCTCCGCTTCGGATGAACCTGGACACAATCCGAGTCTTTACCATCTCGAAGCTTGATTGGATAAAAAAGCAGCAGCGGAAGTTTCTAGAGCAGGATCGTGAGACGCCCCGGGAATATCTTGAACGGGAAAGCCACGATCTTTGGGGTAAACGCTACTTGATGAACATCGTGGAGCAAGATGTTGCCCCCCGAGTGGAACTTGAACACCACCGCATTGTGTTGTTCATTCGCCCAGGCACCGATGAGCGTAAGCGACAGGAAGTCGTGGACGGCTGGTATCGGAACCAGCTAAGGATCGCCGCGCATCCATTGATCAGCAAATGGGAGCAGCGCCTTGAAGTTCGGATAGCTCGGCTTTTTATACGGAAGATGAAAACCCGATGGGGGAGTTGCAATCCTTCATCGAAAAGCATCCGGCTGAATACAGATTTGGCCAAGAAGCCTAAGGTTTGCCTGGAGTATATCGTCGTTCACGAACTGGCGCATCTCATCGAGCCAAACCATGGGACAAAATTCGTAGAGCTTATGGACCATTTTTTGCCGAAGTGGCGATTATACCGTGAACAATTGAACCGACTTCCGGTAAGTCATGAAGAATGGATGTACTGAAAGGGCTTTGAAAAAGGGAGTTGGGGAAGGCCATGGCTATTTGGCTGGTTCGTGCAGGTTCCCACGGTGAATACGAGCAGAAGTTCATCCAGGAAAGCCGCGTCTACGTGACATGGGATAGGCTTAATTTCAATCTGCGCTCATTTGAAGATCGCAAAGAACTCGTCGATCTTATGGTTCGCATCTATCCTGATGCAAAGCCTCGGACGATTCAGAACTGGGCAAGCCAAGTCTGGCCCTTTGCCCATGGAATCAAGCAAGGC
This Solidesulfovibrio sp. DNA region includes the following protein-coding sequences:
- a CDS encoding type I restriction-modification system subunit M, yielding MALKKSELYSSLWQSCDELRGGMDASQYKDYVLVLLFIKYISDKYAGVPFAPIAIPAGASFVDMVALKGRPDIGDQINKKIIAPLAEANKLSDMPDFDDATKLGTGKEKVERLTNLVAIFENKALDFSKNRADGDDILGDAYEYLMRHFATESGKSKGQFYTPAEVSRIMARIIGIREAETSMLTTVYDPTCGSGSLLLKVADEAATPVSLYGQEKDAATSGLARMNMILHNNPSAEIVQGNTLASPRFKEGDTLKTFDFVVANPPFSDKRWSTGLDPVHDPFARFAPFGVPPAKQGDYAYLLHIVRSLKSTGKGACILPHGVLFRGNAEADIRRALLRRGYLKGIIGLPANLFYGTGIPACIVVVDKEGAQARKGVFMIDASAGFIKDGPKNRLRDQDIHKIVDVFARQLEVPKYSRMVPLEEIERNDFNLNLPRYIDSQQAEDLQDIEGHLKGGIPAADVEALSRYWDVCPQLRPALFTDNRPGYLDLAVDKAAIKASIYEHPEFARFVADMNAHFDAWRGRVAADLKQLAPGFQPKALIAGLSEDLLGHYAGKPLIDPYDIYQHLMDYWAATMQDDCYLLTADGWKAETSRIIVKTKQGKEKDKGWVCDLVPKALVVARFYAKEQQVVDKLAADLEGVSARLAELEEEHGGEDGAFSELDKVNKANVAARLREIKGDKEAKEEAAVLNAWGKLNKQEADLKKQLKEHEDMLDGWVYRKYPKLTEDEVKALVVDDKWLAALGAAIHGEMDRVSQALTRRVKELAERYETPLPALTQQVAELEERVNGHLERMGFAWK
- a CDS encoding restriction endonuclease subunit S; its protein translation is MEVKPGYKMTEVGVIPEDWEVSCLGKELREPIRNGYSPVCPSFETGIWTLSLSSVTMNGFDASGIKPAPLEDRKIYQFLLEEKDIVVSRSNTPDRVGLAGIYRGEPAPCSYPDLLMRVRVGNSLDPGYLLFCLLSFSGRRFFSENARGSSSSMVKIDRTILESFPIPLPPTKSEQEAIASTLSDVDVLIESLEQLITKKRNIKQGAMQELLTGKRRLPGFSGEWEEKSFGELFEFSGGFTASRDQLSCEGYCYLHYGDIHTSNKMFVDVTEEYQEIPKLGVEIGKVSRSSLLEDGDVVFVDASEDEDGVSRYVVVVNPAKVPFISGLHTIVSKVKGDCFDNLYKRYCFQSERIKRQFRFYAVGTKVSGINKKSICKISIPIPKFEEQVAIGAILNNMDAELAAIEVKLSKARHLKQAMMQELLTGRIRLV
- a CDS encoding Fic family protein → MNPIRVFISSVQRELAAERAALRDFLAGDALMRRFFVPFLFEDIPAADRRADHVYLDEVSACDIYVGLFGLDYGYEDAEGVSPTQREFEQATRAHKHRLIFIKSAAAASRHPKMLALIRQAESQLVRRRFASTPELVSGLYAALIQYLEDKELIRTGPFDASPCPRAALADLDEERMRVFIRRARRARNFPLPEEATPAELLTHLNLLDGERIANAAMLLFGRQPQWFLLSSEVKCAHYHGLEVAKPIPSYQVYKGTVFDLVDQAVDFVLSKINLHVGTREAGPEAPVEYEIPRDAVAEAIVNAVAHRDYTSAGSVQVMLFADRLEVWNPGTLPPSLSLDKLRGPHGSVPGNPLLAEPLYLARYIERMGTGTGDMIRRCREAGLAEPAFSVSDGFTTTLWRKVVASAPEVTREVTHEVTREVTREVARVVEVMGGEMKRVEIQEALGLSDEDSFRKVYLVPALEAGVVEMTIPDKPRSSKQRYRLTALGRALRETLAKQSG
- a CDS encoding HsdR family type I site-specific deoxyribonuclease: MIGIGKPERATQDRVIALFRDELGYRFLGDFSDRQGNSNIALPLLEAFLARSGYTPEQINAATQKLLTEANNHGRSLYANNQAVYGLLRYGVAVKTDAGKPTETVRLVNWGEPGKNDFAIAEEVTLRGNLTRRPDLVLYVNGIAVGVLELKNSRVSIGEGIRQSLSNQQPEFNAWFFSTVQYIFAGNDSEGMRYGTIGTPEKYFLKWKEDEEDDSRYKLDKYLLKMCRKDRFLELLYDFVLFDGGVKKLPRPHQYFGIKAAQEHVRKRKGGIIWHTQGSGKSIVMVLLAKWILENNPHARVVVVTDRDELDKQIERVFTEAGEAITRTTSGGDLMRRLGQATPRLLCSLVHKFGRRDVDDFDAFIKDLQAQPSQTVGEVFVFVDECHRTQSGRLHKVMKALMPNAVFIGFTGTPLLKKDKQTSLEVFGGYIHTYKFNEGVEDGVILDLVYEARDIDQRIGSSEKIDAWFEAKTKGLNDWQKDELKKQWGTMKNVLSSRSRIDRVINDIIFDFSVKPRLSNDRGNAILVASSIYEACKYFTMLQKTPFKGKCALVTSYNPQAKDVTTEETGANTETEKQSIYNTYEDLLKGVEARPNMSRTETYEEWAKDLFTREPANMKLLVVVDKLLTGFDAPPCSYLYIDKSMQDHGLFQAICRTNRLDGDDKDFGYVVDYKDLFRKVENAIAVYTSELDHSAAGADPEILLKDRLKNGKERLDSALEAAILLCEPVEPPKGELEYIRYFCGNTEIVSDLEEREPRRAALYKATVALVRAYANISDELEEAGYSAADIARIKRQLKEFLDIRDTVRKASGEELDLKPYEADMRHLIDTYIEADEPRRISPFDNLSLLELIVKTGIAKAIDERLGAHKGDKNAVAETIENNVRKKIIKEHLSDPEFYEKMSALLSEIIAARKAKAVKYEEYLRQIAELARRVSQGHGPDMPKQLDSPGKRALYNNLGQDEELALKVDAAVKGARPDSWRGNQVKENMVKAALLPLLGGDAAEVERVFLIIKAQGEY
- a CDS encoding SprT family zinc-dependent metalloprotease, with translation MAAGFTLGEMEVDVIFKDIKNIHLSVYPPAGKVRVAAPLRMNLDTIRVFTISKLDWIKKQQRKFLEQDRETPREYLERESHDLWGKRYLMNIVEQDVAPRVELEHHRIVLFIRPGTDERKRQEVVDGWYRNQLRIAAHPLISKWEQRLEVRIARLFIRKMKTRWGSCNPSSKSIRLNTDLAKKPKVCLEYIVVHELAHLIEPNHGTKFVELMDHFLPKWRLYREQLNRLPVSHEEWMY